One Nocardia iowensis DNA window includes the following coding sequences:
- a CDS encoding DUF2516 family protein: MILFVLWLAALGATIFALIHAVRQRPDAFTAVDKLTKPIWLGILGAAMLLLLLSLGGLGLLSFIAIIATGIYLADVRPKVDEVQRGPRW; this comes from the coding sequence ATGATCCTGTTCGTGCTGTGGCTGGCGGCACTCGGCGCGACGATCTTCGCGCTGATTCATGCCGTGCGTCAGCGGCCGGACGCGTTTACCGCGGTAGACAAACTGACCAAGCCGATCTGGCTGGGGATTCTCGGCGCGGCGATGCTGTTGCTGCTGCTGTCCCTTGGCGGTCTGGGCCTCCTCTCGTTCATTGCGATCATCGCGACCGGTATCTACCTGGCCGACGTGCGGCCCAAGGTCGACGAGGTACAGCGCGGTCCGCGCTGGTAA
- the purU gene encoding formyltetrahydrofolate deformylase: MSPAPPTPDDRRYILTLGCPDRPGIIAGITSFIADFGGSIVEAGYYSDADTGWFFTRQAIKAATVPFGLTELRDRFAGVAADLGPETEWQLLDSGARRRAVLLVSKDGHCLHDLLGRAASGELPATIEAVIGNHPDLAPMTEAHGVKFHHVPFPKNPAERGPAFEELRALVDSYDPHAVVLARFMQVLPPELCAHWTGKALNIHHSFLPSFVGARPYHQAFARGVKLIGATCHYVTAELDAGPIIEQDVSRIDHADDVRDMVRQGRDIERVVLARGLRWHLEGRVLVHGRRTVVFS, encoded by the coding sequence ATGAGTCCCGCTCCACCCACCCCGGACGACCGCCGCTACATCCTGACCCTCGGCTGCCCCGACCGCCCCGGCATCATCGCCGGAATCACCTCGTTCATCGCCGACTTCGGCGGATCAATCGTGGAAGCCGGGTACTACTCCGACGCCGACACCGGCTGGTTCTTCACCCGCCAGGCCATCAAGGCGGCAACGGTCCCGTTCGGACTCACAGAACTACGCGACCGCTTCGCCGGGGTAGCAGCCGACCTCGGCCCGGAAACAGAGTGGCAACTCCTCGACTCAGGCGCACGCCGCCGGGCGGTCCTGCTGGTCAGTAAGGACGGCCACTGCCTGCACGACCTACTCGGTCGTGCCGCCAGCGGCGAACTCCCCGCGACCATCGAAGCGGTGATCGGCAACCACCCCGACCTGGCCCCGATGACCGAGGCGCACGGCGTGAAATTCCATCACGTGCCGTTCCCGAAGAATCCTGCCGAGCGAGGCCCCGCCTTCGAGGAGCTCCGCGCGCTGGTGGACTCCTACGACCCACACGCGGTCGTGCTCGCCCGGTTCATGCAGGTACTTCCGCCCGAGCTGTGCGCACACTGGACCGGCAAGGCACTCAACATCCACCACAGCTTTTTGCCGTCGTTCGTCGGCGCCCGCCCCTATCACCAGGCGTTTGCCCGCGGCGTGAAACTGATCGGCGCCACCTGCCACTACGTGACGGCGGAACTGGACGCGGGCCCGATCATCGAGCAGGACGTGAGCCGGATCGACCACGCCGACGACGTGCGCGACATGGTCCGCCAGGGCCGCGACATCGAACGCGTCGTGCTCGCCCGCGGCCTGCGCTGGCATCTGGAGGGCCGGGTGCTCGTGCACGGCCGTCGCACGGTCGTCTTCTCCTGA
- a CDS encoding saccharopine dehydrogenase family protein, producing MADTREFDLVLFGATGFVGKLTAEYLITAAPESAKIALAGRSLDKLTKARTELGPAAADWGLVVADCTDEVALAALAARTKVVVTTVGPYLRYGLPLVAACAKAGTHYADLTGEPLFIREAIDQYHEQAVATGAKIVNSCGYDSIPSDLSVYQLYKRSLEDNTGELEETTLVAWLKGGVSGGTIDSGRAMMEAIAADPSKGSVLAHPYSLSPDKSMDPDVGRQSDQALSRASAIDPSLDGWVSTFVMAAHNTKIVRRTNGLLGWVYGKNFRYREVMSAGKSPAAPLVAAGVAGGIVATMAAGAVLSRVSVGRKLLDRVLPKPGTGPSEKARDSGWFTMKTFARTSSGAKYVATFAGEGDPGYKATAVLLGESGLCLAFDTDKQPELAGILTPAAAMGDALTERLRAAGMTIEVARS from the coding sequence ATGGCAGACACACGAGAATTCGACCTCGTCCTTTTCGGCGCAACGGGTTTCGTCGGCAAGCTCACCGCGGAGTATCTGATCACCGCGGCACCGGAGTCCGCCAAGATCGCCCTTGCCGGGCGGTCGCTCGACAAGCTCACCAAGGCCCGCACCGAGCTCGGTCCGGCGGCCGCGGACTGGGGGCTGGTGGTGGCCGATTGCACCGATGAAGTCGCGCTCGCCGCGCTGGCCGCGCGGACCAAGGTCGTGGTCACCACGGTCGGCCCGTACCTGCGCTACGGCCTGCCACTGGTCGCCGCTTGCGCGAAGGCCGGCACGCACTACGCCGATCTCACCGGTGAGCCGCTGTTCATCCGCGAAGCGATCGACCAGTACCACGAGCAAGCCGTCGCGACCGGCGCGAAGATCGTGAATTCCTGTGGGTACGACTCGATCCCGTCGGATCTGAGCGTGTACCAGCTGTACAAGCGCTCGCTGGAGGACAACACCGGCGAGCTCGAGGAGACCACGCTGGTGGCCTGGCTGAAGGGTGGCGTGAGCGGCGGCACCATCGATTCGGGCCGGGCGATGATGGAGGCGATCGCCGCCGACCCGAGCAAGGGATCGGTACTGGCGCACCCGTATTCGCTGAGCCCGGACAAGTCGATGGACCCGGACGTCGGTCGTCAGTCCGACCAAGCGCTCTCGCGTGCCAGCGCCATCGACCCGAGCCTCGACGGCTGGGTCAGCACGTTCGTCATGGCGGCGCACAACACCAAGATCGTGCGGCGGACCAACGGCCTGCTCGGCTGGGTGTACGGCAAGAACTTCCGCTACCGCGAGGTGATGAGCGCGGGCAAGTCGCCCGCCGCGCCGCTGGTGGCCGCGGGTGTGGCGGGTGGCATCGTCGCGACCATGGCGGCCGGTGCGGTGCTGTCCCGGGTGTCGGTCGGCCGCAAGCTGCTCGACCGGGTACTGCCCAAGCCCGGCACCGGGCCGAGCGAAAAGGCCCGCGACAGTGGCTGGTTCACCATGAAGACGTTCGCCCGCACCTCGTCGGGCGCGAAGTACGTGGCGACCTTCGCGGGCGAGGGCGACCCCGGCTACAAGGCGACCGCGGTACTGCTCGGCGAAAGCGGGCTGTGCCTGGCCTTCGACACCGACAAGCAGCCGGAGCTGGCGGGCATCCTCACCCCGGCCGCCGCGATGGGCGATGCGCTCACCGAGCGGCTGCGGGCGGCGGGGATGACCATCGAGGTCGCGCGGTCCTGA
- a CDS encoding alpha/beta fold hydrolase translates to MRAMLPTALVNFSSQVRGLLDAHRANLRSRTYATAAFNPPTVLPEVIPVTTRDGARLRVHAYGPADRPTVVLVHGWTCCIEYWNAQINAFAGEYRVVAYDQRGHGESEYGSSPLTMDLLADDLAAVLDAALPSGQQAVLVGHSLGGMTLQAWAGRYPDRVRKQARAVLLTNTAADRLILETTVVPLLNRPGRLLKLKVPLPFLFGRFGLGAPLLFPPIAPVRWLFARQIMSTAAKGDLLDFSMAIVRSCPAMVRARFGRLLADMNVGQAARNLVVPTTVLAGSFDDMTPVVHSERIAEMLRETGSLARFAMLPTGHLGNTEAYEQFNEELGHVLESVRRRAEIAG, encoded by the coding sequence ATGCGTGCCATGCTGCCGACTGCCCTGGTGAACTTTTCGAGTCAGGTTCGGGGTCTGCTCGACGCTCATCGCGCGAACCTGCGGTCGCGCACCTATGCGACCGCGGCGTTCAACCCGCCGACCGTCCTGCCCGAGGTGATCCCGGTGACCACCCGCGACGGTGCCCGGCTGCGCGTGCATGCCTACGGCCCCGCCGACCGGCCGACGGTCGTCCTCGTGCACGGCTGGACCTGCTGCATCGAATACTGGAACGCTCAGATCAACGCGTTCGCCGGGGAGTATCGCGTGGTCGCCTACGACCAGCGCGGCCACGGCGAGAGCGAATACGGTTCCAGTCCGCTCACCATGGATCTGCTCGCCGACGATCTGGCCGCCGTGCTCGACGCCGCGCTCCCGTCCGGCCAGCAGGCCGTTCTGGTCGGCCACAGCCTCGGCGGCATGACCCTGCAGGCCTGGGCCGGGCGCTATCCCGACCGGGTCCGGAAGCAGGCGCGTGCGGTGCTACTGACCAACACCGCCGCGGACCGGCTGATCCTCGAGACCACCGTGGTGCCGTTGCTGAACCGGCCGGGTCGGCTGTTGAAGCTGAAGGTGCCGCTGCCGTTCCTGTTCGGGCGTTTCGGTCTTGGCGCTCCGCTCCTCTTCCCGCCCATCGCACCGGTGCGCTGGCTGTTCGCCCGGCAGATCATGAGCACGGCGGCCAAGGGCGACTTGCTCGATTTCAGCATGGCCATCGTGCGGTCGTGCCCGGCCATGGTGCGGGCCAGGTTCGGTCGACTGCTCGCCGATATGAATGTGGGCCAGGCGGCCCGAAATCTGGTGGTGCCCACCACGGTGCTCGCCGGTTCGTTCGACGACATGACGCCCGTGGTCCATTCCGAGCGGATCGCCGAAATGCTCAGGGAGACAGGTAGTCTGGCGCGCTTCGCGATGCTGCCGACCGGGCATCTCGGCAATACCGAGGCGTATGAGCAGTTCAACGAGGAACTGGGACACGTGCTCGAATCGGTGCGGCGGCGCGCCGAGATCGCGGGCTGA
- a CDS encoding helix-turn-helix domain-containing protein, which translates to MADQPEVSAEYTDSSAEQSTGVGEKAARVVNAAHDIGGFIRAQREAAQVSLRQLATLAGVSNPYLSQIERGLRNPSAEVLAQIAKALRVSSEVLYVRAGYLEQRPHSPVRDALLADTSISERQKQVLLEIYESFRRENGGNEPGGEGDSVVPRTPTETPPRQENEIP; encoded by the coding sequence ATGGCAGACCAGCCCGAGGTTTCCGCCGAGTACACCGATAGTTCGGCCGAGCAATCGACCGGCGTCGGAGAAAAAGCGGCCCGTGTGGTGAACGCGGCGCACGACATCGGAGGCTTCATCAGGGCACAGCGAGAGGCCGCGCAAGTCTCGCTGCGTCAGCTCGCCACCCTTGCGGGAGTGAGTAATCCGTACCTCAGCCAGATCGAGCGCGGATTGCGCAATCCGTCCGCCGAGGTACTCGCGCAGATCGCCAAGGCACTGCGGGTGTCTTCGGAGGTGTTGTACGTCCGGGCGGGTTATCTCGAACAGCGGCCGCACAGCCCGGTCCGGGATGCCCTGCTTGCCGATACGTCGATCAGCGAACGGCAGAAGCAGGTGCTGCTCGAAATCTATGAATCGTTTCGCCGGGAAAACGGAGGGAACGAGCCCGGGGGGGAAGGGGACAGCGTCGTTCCGCGCACACCAACCGAAACTCCGCCACGCCAGGAGAACGAAATACCATGA
- the deoC gene encoding deoxyribose-phosphate aldolase yields MASSASLTRAEVADMIDHTLLAPGATPDDVAALIYEARELGVLAICVSPSMLPVRAAGLVVATVAGFPSGKHHSLVKGAEARLAVDQGAAEVDMVIDVGAALAGEYNAVLADIVTVREAMGDRALLKVIIEAAALPDTAIVEVCRAAERAGADFVKTSTGFHPAGGASVHAVELMAETVGGRLGVKASGGIRTAEAAAELIAAGATRLGLSKSREVLDGFPA; encoded by the coding sequence ATGGCAAGTTCCGCGTCGCTGACCAGGGCCGAAGTGGCCGACATGATCGATCACACGCTGCTGGCGCCGGGGGCGACCCCCGACGACGTCGCCGCGCTGATCTACGAAGCCCGCGAGTTGGGGGTGCTGGCGATCTGCGTTTCACCGTCGATGCTGCCGGTGCGCGCCGCGGGACTCGTGGTGGCGACGGTGGCGGGATTCCCGTCCGGTAAACACCATTCGCTGGTCAAGGGCGCCGAAGCGCGGCTAGCGGTCGACCAGGGCGCGGCCGAGGTGGACATGGTCATCGATGTCGGCGCGGCGCTGGCGGGCGAGTACAACGCGGTGCTCGCCGACATCGTGACGGTGCGCGAAGCGATGGGCGACCGGGCGCTGCTCAAGGTGATCATCGAGGCGGCCGCGCTGCCGGACACCGCCATCGTCGAGGTCTGTCGCGCCGCGGAACGGGCGGGCGCCGATTTCGTGAAGACCTCCACCGGATTTCACCCGGCGGGCGGCGCCAGCGTGCACGCGGTCGAGCTGATGGCCGAAACCGTCGGTGGGCGGCTCGGCGTCAAGGCGAGCGGCGGTATCCGCACGGCCGAAGCGGCGGCGGAACTGATCGCGGCGGGCGCGACGCGGCTCGGATTGTCCAAGTCGCGCGAGGTGCTCGACGGGTTCCCGGCCTGA
- a CDS encoding LmeA family phospholipid-binding protein, with protein MSTKPPSTMTINRRALLIALIVIAILLATILVGGEAYARHTVSRCVSTQFEKEMGSKIDVSFGAKPMLITWIDGKVPTVTVNSDDTKFGPAAGMVVHAKFHDVEVTDNGRGGGVIGSSAADVTWSNDGIRETLGGLVSGVKSSASSDMLTLDVLGGLAQLQVKPVIKGGVVEVETMSAQLLGMGLPTDLVQGIVEVFTKSLQSYPYGMQPTEVKVTDEGIAVKLVGGRSELPAAEGNSATCS; from the coding sequence ATGAGTACGAAGCCTCCGTCCACTATGACGATCAACCGGCGGGCCCTGCTGATCGCCCTGATCGTGATAGCAATTCTGCTGGCCACGATCCTGGTCGGCGGTGAAGCGTACGCCCGGCACACCGTGTCCCGCTGTGTCAGTACGCAATTCGAGAAGGAGATGGGCTCCAAGATCGATGTGAGCTTCGGCGCCAAGCCGATGCTGATCACCTGGATCGACGGCAAGGTGCCGACGGTGACGGTGAACAGCGACGACACCAAGTTCGGCCCGGCCGCCGGCATGGTGGTGCACGCGAAGTTCCACGACGTCGAGGTCACCGACAACGGCCGCGGCGGCGGGGTGATCGGCAGTTCCGCCGCCGATGTCACCTGGAGCAACGACGGCATCCGGGAAACGCTCGGCGGTCTGGTCAGCGGCGTGAAGTCCTCGGCGAGCTCGGACATGCTGACCCTCGACGTGCTCGGCGGGTTGGCCCAGTTGCAGGTGAAGCCGGTGATCAAGGGCGGCGTCGTCGAGGTGGAGACGATGTCGGCGCAACTGCTCGGCATGGGCCTGCCCACCGACCTGGTGCAGGGCATCGTCGAGGTGTTCACCAAGAGCCTGCAGAGCTACCCGTACGGCATGCAGCCGACCGAGGTGAAGGTCACCGACGAGGGCATCGCGGTCAAGCTCGTGGGCGGCCGCTCCGAGTTGCCCGCCGCCGAGGGAAACAGCGCCACCTGTTCCTGA
- a CDS encoding DUF445 domain-containing protein, producing MEKAPGNIAVLETPPAPAAAAPLGFAAVLDEAGKRRDLWRMKALATGLLAVATAIYLFCRWLESRGSGGGWVDYVRAASEAGMVGALADWFAVTALFRHPLGLPIPHTAIIRKKKDQLGESLGSFVGTNFLSPEVVSAKVTSAQISWRVGRWMADPGHAARVAQESSTLLRAVVGVLRDEDVEQIIDQTIVKRIAEPLWGPPIGRVLAELLADNRQLALLDLLAERAHQWALGSQETIDRIVLRDAPQWAPKFVNILLSERIYRELVEFTWKVRSNPEHEVRLAANRFLEEFADDLQHDDAMIKKAERIKAQIMGREEITGMAEATWRAAKRLILESADDPNSTLRRKVCENVQQLGERLRDDADMRAKVDGWIDRGARYLVENYAGEISTLVTDTVARWDADEASKKIELQVGRDLQFIRINGTVVGSLAGLVIYTISHLMFGG from the coding sequence ATGGAGAAAGCTCCCGGCAACATCGCGGTCCTGGAAACGCCCCCGGCGCCCGCCGCGGCCGCGCCGCTCGGCTTCGCCGCCGTGCTCGACGAGGCAGGCAAGCGGCGCGACCTATGGCGGATGAAGGCGCTGGCCACCGGGCTACTCGCGGTGGCGACGGCGATCTATCTGTTCTGTCGCTGGCTGGAATCGCGCGGCAGTGGCGGTGGCTGGGTGGACTACGTGCGCGCCGCGTCGGAGGCGGGCATGGTCGGCGCGCTGGCCGACTGGTTCGCCGTCACCGCGCTCTTCCGGCATCCGCTCGGCCTGCCCATCCCGCACACCGCGATCATCCGCAAGAAGAAGGATCAGCTCGGCGAGAGTCTCGGCAGCTTTGTGGGCACGAACTTTCTTTCGCCCGAGGTGGTTTCGGCGAAGGTGACCTCGGCGCAGATCTCCTGGCGGGTCGGTCGGTGGATGGCCGATCCCGGCCACGCCGCCAGGGTGGCCCAGGAGAGTTCGACGCTGCTGCGCGCGGTGGTCGGGGTGCTGCGCGACGAGGACGTCGAGCAGATCATCGACCAGACGATCGTGAAGCGGATCGCCGAACCGCTCTGGGGTCCGCCGATCGGCCGGGTGCTGGCCGAGCTGCTTGCCGACAACCGCCAGCTCGCGCTGCTGGACCTGCTCGCCGAGCGGGCGCATCAGTGGGCGCTGGGTTCGCAGGAGACGATCGACCGGATCGTTTTGCGTGATGCACCGCAATGGGCTCCGAAATTCGTCAACATTTTGCTTTCGGAAAGGATATACCGGGAACTGGTCGAGTTCACCTGGAAGGTCCGGTCCAACCCCGAGCACGAGGTGCGGCTCGCGGCGAATCGCTTCCTCGAGGAATTCGCCGACGATCTGCAGCACGACGACGCGATGATCAAAAAGGCCGAACGGATCAAGGCGCAGATCATGGGCCGCGAGGAAATCACCGGCATGGCCGAGGCGACCTGGCGGGCGGCCAAGCGGTTGATCTTGGAATCGGCCGATGATCCCAACAGCACATTGCGGCGTAAGGTCTGCGAGAACGTGCAGCAACTCGGTGAGCGGTTGCGCGACGACGCCGACATGCGCGCCAAGGTGGACGGCTGGATCGACCGGGGGGCAAGGTATCTCGTGGAGAACTACGCCGGGGAGATCTCCACGCTGGTCACCGATACGGTTGCCAGGTGGGATGCCGATGAGGCGAGCAAGAAGATCGAATTGCAGGTCGGGCGCGATCTGCAATTCATTCGAATCAACGGAACGGTGGTCGGTTCGCTTGCGGGACTGGTGATCTACACAATTTCGCACCTCATGTTCGGCGGCTGA
- a CDS encoding TetR/AcrR family transcriptional regulator → MRTGRTDGRKRRWRQHKIDRREELVDGTLAAVRARGSNAGMDEIAAEIGVSKTVLYRYFSDKNDLVHATMQRFIETTLMPRVYGAISLDADEYQLVRSALAEYVGTVDEDPEVYRFIMGNGSADQSSLAEFEKLFAEVVAAVIIDRATEKGIQTDGAMLWSYVLVGGIQLATHWWTTNKTMTREEVIDYLTMMAWSAIDGMARANGSREVFNAQPHVLPSPGTDSAN, encoded by the coding sequence GTGCGCACCGGCCGAACGGATGGCCGCAAACGCCGATGGCGCCAGCACAAGATCGACCGCCGCGAGGAACTCGTCGACGGCACTCTTGCCGCTGTCCGAGCCCGCGGCTCCAACGCGGGCATGGACGAGATCGCCGCCGAGATCGGCGTCTCCAAGACCGTGCTGTACCGGTACTTCTCCGACAAGAACGACCTGGTCCACGCGACCATGCAGCGGTTCATCGAGACCACCCTGATGCCGCGCGTGTACGGCGCGATCAGCCTCGACGCGGACGAGTATCAGCTGGTCCGCTCGGCCCTCGCCGAGTATGTCGGCACGGTCGACGAGGACCCGGAGGTCTATCGCTTCATCATGGGCAACGGCTCGGCCGACCAATCCTCACTGGCCGAATTCGAGAAGCTGTTCGCCGAGGTGGTCGCCGCGGTCATCATCGATCGCGCGACGGAGAAGGGCATCCAGACCGACGGCGCGATGCTCTGGTCGTATGTGCTCGTCGGCGGCATCCAGTTGGCCACGCACTGGTGGACGACCAACAAGACGATGACGCGCGAAGAAGTCATCGACTACCTGACCATGATGGCCTGGAGCGCCATCGACGGAATGGCGCGTGCCAACGGTTCGCGCGAGGTGTTCAACGCGCAGCCGCACGTGCTGCCCTCGCCCGGCACCGACTCGGCGAACTGA
- a CDS encoding ABC1 kinase family protein — MAKQVPTSRLARGTKLGAVAASSVIRTQRARLSMRGRSEAVRAKMAEESMIRTTEQVVMVLGTMKGVAMKLGQMMSVLDMDLVPEAHRERFQKRLAVLRNAAPSVSFESMRQVIEEDFGQPLDAIFAEFEPEPIAAASIGQVYRGKLHDGRQVAVKVQYPGIDAAVRADLKNLAMFRRVLQSAMPWVTPAVLDELRLNMESELDYQAEANTQLQIAELYAGHPFIVVPRSMPELSTTRVLVNEYVAGKGFDEIRQLPDAQRDRIGEIIYRFYVGSLFTFNEFCGDPHPGNVLLADDGKVAFLDFGLFNRMDPEHVQFELTCLRAAAEDRAEDLRELMIERGVIDSPEEIGAEECLEYVLAASEWCLVDEDLTITPELASGAFLLAVDPRASEFAGMKQQNLPPEHLFSRRADFLTFGMLGQLGCTANWHQISREWLYDEPPVTELGKAHHAWLAEHPPVAPKKPRTRAKKAPKTSPEA; from the coding sequence ATGGCGAAGCAAGTACCGACCTCTCGGCTTGCTCGTGGCACCAAGCTAGGTGCCGTCGCAGCCAGCTCGGTGATTCGCACGCAACGTGCGCGGCTATCGATGCGGGGCAGGTCGGAGGCCGTGCGCGCGAAGATGGCCGAGGAGTCCATGATTCGCACCACCGAGCAGGTGGTCATGGTGCTCGGCACCATGAAGGGTGTCGCCATGAAGCTCGGACAGATGATGTCGGTGCTGGACATGGACCTGGTGCCGGAGGCGCATCGCGAACGGTTCCAGAAGCGGCTCGCCGTATTGCGCAATGCCGCACCGTCGGTGTCGTTCGAGTCGATGCGGCAGGTGATCGAGGAGGACTTCGGCCAGCCGCTCGACGCGATCTTCGCCGAGTTCGAGCCCGAGCCGATCGCGGCCGCGTCCATCGGCCAGGTGTATCGGGGCAAGCTGCACGACGGCCGACAGGTAGCGGTGAAGGTGCAGTACCCGGGCATCGATGCCGCGGTCCGGGCGGATCTGAAGAACCTGGCCATGTTCCGCCGGGTGCTGCAATCGGCGATGCCGTGGGTGACGCCCGCCGTGCTCGACGAGCTGCGGCTCAACATGGAAAGCGAACTCGACTACCAGGCCGAGGCCAACACTCAGCTACAGATCGCCGAGCTCTACGCCGGGCATCCGTTCATCGTGGTGCCGCGCTCGATGCCCGAGCTCAGCACCACCCGCGTGCTCGTCAACGAGTACGTGGCGGGCAAGGGATTCGACGAGATCCGGCAGCTGCCGGACGCGCAGCGGGACCGGATCGGCGAGATCATCTACCGGTTCTACGTCGGCTCGCTGTTCACCTTCAACGAGTTCTGCGGCGACCCGCATCCGGGCAACGTGCTACTGGCCGACGACGGCAAGGTCGCCTTCCTCGACTTCGGACTGTTCAACCGGATGGATCCCGAGCACGTGCAATTCGAGCTGACCTGCCTGCGCGCGGCCGCCGAGGACCGGGCCGAAGATCTGCGGGAGTTGATGATCGAGCGGGGCGTGATCGATTCGCCGGAGGAAATCGGCGCCGAGGAATGCCTGGAATACGTGCTCGCCGCGTCCGAATGGTGTCTCGTCGACGAGGATCTGACGATTACCCCGGAGCTGGCCAGCGGCGCGTTCCTGCTCGCGGTAGACCCGAGGGCCAGCGAGTTCGCCGGGATGAAGCAGCAGAATCTGCCGCCGGAACACTTGTTCTCGCGCCGCGCCGACTTCCTCACCTTCGGCATGCTCGGTCAGCTCGGCTGCACCGCCAACTGGCATCAGATTTCCCGCGAATGGCTCTACGACGAGCCGCCCGTCACCGAACTCGGCAAGGCACACCACGCGTGGCTGGCCGAGCATCCGCCTGTCGCGCCGAAGAAGCCGCGGACCAGGGCAAAGAAGGCCCCGAAAACCAGCCCCGAAGCGTAA
- a CDS encoding GNAT family N-acetyltransferase produces MLIRRERADDIAAIAAVHRSAFGSPQADGDRTGEPPGDGEPPEVDLVARLRSDAGWIPTLSMVAVEYETVIGHVCLTRAGVGPYPVLALGPIGVVAEHQRTGVGSALMHAALGAADALDEPLVGLLGHLDYYPQFGFVPATRLGITPDDPSWVSHFQVRPLSAYEPRITGEFHYPEPFYDL; encoded by the coding sequence GTGCTGATCCGTCGCGAACGCGCCGACGACATCGCCGCGATCGCGGCCGTACATCGCAGCGCGTTCGGTTCGCCGCAGGCGGACGGCGACCGCACCGGCGAACCGCCCGGCGACGGCGAGCCACCCGAGGTCGACCTGGTCGCCCGGCTGCGCAGCGACGCGGGCTGGATCCCCACCCTGTCGATGGTCGCGGTGGAGTACGAAACGGTGATCGGCCATGTCTGCCTCACCAGAGCCGGTGTCGGCCCATACCCCGTCCTCGCCCTCGGCCCGATCGGCGTAGTCGCCGAACACCAGCGCACCGGCGTCGGCTCGGCACTCATGCACGCCGCCCTCGGCGCCGCCGACGCCCTCGACGAACCCCTGGTCGGCCTCCTCGGCCACCTCGACTACTACCCCCAATTCGGCTTCGTCCCCGCCACCCGCCTCGGCATCACCCCCGACGACCCGTCCTGGGTATCCCACTTCCAAGTCCGCCCCCTAAGCGCCTACGAACCACGCATCACCGGCGAATTCCACTACCCCGAACCCTTTTACGACCTCTGA
- a CDS encoding heparin-binding hemagglutinin has protein sequence MTEKNPTVKKPLLATVGAGDAIYAVVTDVVTQVRERAATSDVSTRVDEARERFANVPADVQAQFETLRERLAGLPSELPEDLAELREKFTPEELRALADKYFHQVLDIYEDLAVRGEETVERLRANHLVEEQIERVESLYKDAATRAEDVLDRVNGLLGRPAKVEDEEKVAVPVVDAEVVTVTTETAPAADNGAPVPPAAPAAPAAPAAPAAKKAPAKKAPAKKAAPKKA, from the coding sequence ATGACCGAGAAGAACCCCACCGTAAAGAAGCCGCTGCTCGCCACCGTCGGTGCGGGCGATGCCATCTACGCCGTCGTCACCGATGTCGTCACCCAGGTGCGTGAGCGCGCCGCCACCTCGGACGTCTCGACTCGGGTCGATGAGGCGCGCGAGCGCTTCGCCAACGTGCCCGCCGACGTGCAGGCCCAGTTCGAGACGCTGCGTGAGCGGCTGGCCGGACTGCCATCCGAACTGCCGGAGGACCTCGCGGAGCTGCGCGAGAAGTTCACCCCAGAGGAACTGCGCGCGCTGGCCGACAAGTACTTCCACCAGGTGCTCGACATCTACGAAGACCTCGCCGTGCGCGGTGAGGAGACCGTCGAGCGGCTGCGCGCCAACCACCTGGTCGAGGAGCAGATCGAGCGCGTCGAGTCGCTGTACAAGGACGCCGCGACCCGCGCCGAGGACGTGCTGGACCGGGTCAACGGCCTGCTCGGTCGTCCGGCCAAGGTCGAGGATGAGGAAAAGGTGGCCGTACCGGTCGTCGACGCCGAGGTTGTCACGGTGACCACCGAGACCGCCCCCGCCGCGGACAACGGCGCCCCCGTGCCGCCCGCCGCGCCTGCCGCGCCTGCCGCGCCCGCCGCGCCTGCCGCCAAGAAGGCGCCCGCCAAGAAGGCTCCGGCCAAGAAGGCCGCTCCGAAGAAGGCATGA